A genomic region of Nostoc sp. UHCC 0702 contains the following coding sequences:
- a CDS encoding HNH endonuclease produces MQVLEQSVVVFSQNYLPLCQVNIKRAIMLLVKSKAKPLSFAMQDRWRVQSPGLLLDVPKHMRLKIASSERMWKIPPVNWQELSQQNHHSCQYCGSSKNFTLARVGRRVKAVPDTGDNVVTASERSNSHKGDRTPLKAGMQLRKTPKLLVRLAISFVVCEAWRNSATQFWIDVQANLE; encoded by the coding sequence ATGCAAGTGTTAGAGCAATCTGTGGTGGTTTTTTCTCAAAATTACTTACCACTGTGTCAGGTCAATATCAAGCGAGCAATTATGCTGTTAGTCAAAAGCAAGGCTAAACCGCTAAGTTTCGCCATGCAAGACAGATGGCGAGTTCAGTCACCCGGCTTGTTGCTTGATGTACCAAAACACATGCGCTTGAAAATCGCCTCTAGTGAACGGATGTGGAAAATTCCGCCAGTAAATTGGCAGGAACTGTCGCAGCAAAACCATCACAGTTGCCAATATTGCGGTAGCAGCAAAAATTTCACGTTAGCTCGTGTGGGTAGGCGGGTTAAAGCCGTCCCAGACACTGGAGACAACGTAGTCACAGCTAGTGAAAGATCTAACTCCCATAAAGGCGATCGTACCCCCCTTAAAGCTGGTATGCAACTGCGGAAAACGCCAAAATTACTAGTCCGCCTGGCGATTTCTTTTGTTGTTTGCGAAGCTTGGCGCAACAGCGCTACACAGTTCTGGATAGATGTGCAAGCAAACCTGGAATAA
- a CDS encoding polysaccharide deacetylase family protein, giving the protein MSFWNSDVADNNLKRQRIFGVVAIAFSVTACSIAPGIPPQLKADPLTSQLHAVQIPNHSANSKVNSQLLPSAKVENLSFAVPDKFQGKTVYQVHPSSNEKLIALTIDDGPWQNTTSQMLDILKQNDVKATFFWVGQALQANPELAKRVVAEGHAIGNHTWHHWYRRMDAATAKSEFERTADLIYKTTGVKTSLFRPPGGFLNNGLAAYAKSQKNTVVMWSLTSADTDPHAKPQAFVNNVLKGAKPGAIVLMHDGGGDRQRTVQALPQIISGLKQQGYRFVTIPELLKLRNKGSGGAGQQGR; this is encoded by the coding sequence GTGAGTTTTTGGAACTCTGATGTGGCAGACAACAACCTCAAGCGACAAAGAATATTCGGTGTTGTCGCGATCGCTTTCTCTGTAACAGCTTGTAGTATTGCTCCAGGCATACCCCCACAATTGAAGGCTGACCCCCTAACAAGTCAACTCCATGCTGTACAAATTCCCAATCATTCAGCAAACAGCAAAGTTAATTCTCAATTGCTACCATCAGCCAAAGTAGAAAACCTCTCTTTTGCTGTACCAGATAAATTTCAAGGAAAAACAGTTTATCAGGTTCACCCCAGCAGCAATGAAAAGCTGATTGCCCTGACTATTGATGATGGCCCTTGGCAAAACACAACTTCACAAATGCTCGATATACTCAAGCAAAATGATGTGAAAGCAACATTCTTTTGGGTAGGGCAAGCTTTACAAGCCAATCCCGAACTTGCAAAACGAGTGGTGGCTGAGGGACATGCCATCGGCAACCATACTTGGCATCATTGGTATCGGCGGATGGACGCAGCCACAGCCAAAAGTGAATTTGAACGGACAGCCGACCTGATTTACAAAACCACAGGAGTGAAAACTTCTTTGTTCCGTCCTCCTGGAGGCTTTTTAAACAACGGCCTAGCCGCTTATGCCAAAAGCCAGAAAAATACTGTTGTTATGTGGTCGTTGACTTCAGCTGATACCGATCCTCACGCCAAACCGCAAGCATTTGTGAACAATGTTCTCAAAGGCGCAAAACCTGGTGCTATTGTTTTGATGCATGATGGTGGTGGCGATCGCCAAAGAACTGTACAAGCTTTGCCACAAATCATCAGCGGGCTTAAACAGCAAGGCTACCGATTTGTGACAATTCCCGAACTACTGAAATTACGCAATAAAGGGAGTGGGGGAGCAGGGCAGCAGGGGAGATGA